In Haloarcula sp. H-GB4, a single genomic region encodes these proteins:
- a CDS encoding ribonuclease J codes for MEVEIATIGGYEAVGRQMTAVRAGDDVVIFDMGLNLSKVLIHDNVETERMHSLDLIDMGAIPDDRVMSDLEGDVKAIVPTHGHLDHIGAISKLAHRYDAPIVATPFTIELVKQQIKSEEKFGVQNDLVKMDAGETMSIGERNELEFVNVTHSIIDAINPVLHTPEGSVVYGLDKRMDHTPVIGDPIDMKRFREIGREGEGVLCYIEDCTNAGKKGRTPSESVARRHLKDVMDSVADYDGGIVATTFSSHIARVKSLVEFADDIGRQPVLLGRSMEKYSGTAERLDFVDFPEDLGMYGHRKSVDRTFKRIMNEGKENFLPIVTGHQGEPRAMLTRMGRGETPYELDDGDKVIFSARVIPEPTNEGQRYQSEKLLGMQGARIYDDIHVSGHLREEGHYEMIDALQPKNIIPAHQSLEGFAPYVDLAENMGYKAGRDLHITRNGNMIKLTE; via the coding sequence ATGGAAGTCGAAATTGCGACAATTGGCGGTTACGAGGCTGTAGGCCGACAGATGACGGCCGTCCGTGCAGGGGACGACGTCGTCATCTTCGACATGGGCCTGAACCTCTCGAAGGTACTGATTCACGACAACGTCGAGACGGAACGGATGCACTCGCTGGACCTCATCGACATGGGTGCCATTCCGGACGACCGGGTCATGTCCGACCTGGAAGGCGACGTGAAGGCTATCGTGCCGACACACGGTCACCTTGACCACATCGGCGCGATATCCAAGCTCGCCCACCGCTACGACGCACCGATCGTCGCGACGCCCTTTACAATCGAGCTCGTCAAACAGCAGATCAAGAGCGAGGAGAAGTTTGGCGTCCAGAACGACCTCGTCAAGATGGATGCCGGCGAGACGATGTCAATCGGCGAGCGCAACGAACTGGAGTTCGTCAACGTCACACACTCCATCATCGACGCCATCAACCCCGTCCTCCACACGCCGGAAGGGTCGGTCGTCTACGGGCTGGACAAGCGGATGGACCACACGCCGGTCATCGGTGACCCAATCGACATGAAGCGGTTCCGAGAGATCGGCCGCGAGGGCGAGGGCGTCCTCTGTTACATTGAGGACTGTACGAACGCAGGCAAGAAGGGCCGCACGCCCTCTGAGTCCGTGGCGCGTCGCCACCTCAAAGACGTGATGGACAGCGTCGCCGACTACGACGGCGGGATCGTCGCGACGACGTTCTCCTCACACATCGCTCGTGTCAAGAGCCTCGTCGAGTTCGCCGACGACATCGGCCGTCAGCCGGTGCTGCTCGGTCGCTCGATGGAGAAGTACTCCGGCACGGCCGAACGGCTTGACTTCGTTGACTTCCCGGAAGATCTGGGGATGTACGGCCACCGCAAGTCCGTTGACCGGACGTTCAAGCGGATCATGAACGAGGGCAAGGAGAACTTCCTTCCGATCGTCACCGGCCATCAGGGCGAGCCACGCGCGATGCTCACCCGTATGGGCCGCGGCGAGACGCCCTACGAGCTAGACGACGGCGACAAGGTCATCTTCTCGGCTCGGGTCATTCCGGAGCCGACCAACGAGGGCCAGCGCTACCAGTCCGAGAAGCTTCTGGGCATGCAGGGCGCACGCATCTACGACGATATCCACGTTTCGGGCCACCTCCGCGAAGAGGGCCACTACGAAATGATCGACGCGCTCCAGCCGAAGAACATCATTCCGGCCCACCAGAGCCTCGAAGGGTTCGCACCGTATGTCGACCTCGCCGAAAACATGGGCTACAAAGCCGGACGGGACCTCCACATCACCCGCAACGGCAACATGATCAAGCTCACCGAGTAA
- the idsA3 gene encoding geranylfarnesyl diphosphate synthase gives MSERHQQVEDAIVARRDRVNDALPEDLPVQKPDHLYEASRYLLDAGGKRLRPTVLLLVAESLLDVDPLTADYRDFPTLGGGQADMMSAALAIEVIQTFTLIHDDIMDDDALRRGVPAVHKEYDLSTAILAGDTLYSKAFEFLLETGAAHDRTVDANKRLATTCTRICEGQSLDIEFEQRDVVTPEEYLEMVELKTAVLYGAAASIPATLLGADEETVDALYNYGLDVGRAFQIQDDLLDLTTPSEKLGKQRGSDLVEEKQTLVTLHARQQGVDVGDLVDTDSVEAVSEAEIDDAVERLREVGSIEYARQTGQDLIASGKQNLEVLPDNEARYLLEGIANYLVERDY, from the coding sequence ATGTCCGAACGCCATCAGCAGGTCGAAGACGCGATTGTCGCCCGACGAGACCGGGTCAACGATGCCCTGCCAGAGGACCTTCCGGTACAGAAGCCGGACCACCTCTACGAGGCGTCGCGATACCTGCTGGACGCGGGCGGGAAACGACTCCGCCCGACGGTCCTGCTGCTGGTCGCGGAGTCGCTACTTGATGTCGACCCGCTGACGGCAGACTACCGTGACTTCCCGACACTCGGAGGCGGGCAAGCCGACATGATGTCGGCCGCCCTCGCCATCGAGGTCATCCAGACGTTCACGCTTATTCACGACGACATCATGGACGACGACGCGCTCCGCCGTGGAGTGCCCGCCGTTCACAAGGAGTACGACCTCTCAACGGCAATTCTCGCCGGCGACACGCTGTACTCGAAAGCGTTCGAGTTCCTGCTTGAGACGGGCGCGGCCCACGATCGGACCGTCGACGCGAACAAGCGACTCGCGACGACGTGTACCCGCATCTGCGAGGGCCAGTCCCTCGACATCGAGTTCGAGCAACGCGATGTCGTCACGCCTGAGGAGTACTTGGAGATGGTCGAACTCAAGACGGCCGTGCTGTACGGCGCGGCCGCCTCGATTCCGGCCACGCTGCTGGGGGCCGACGAGGAAACCGTCGATGCCCTGTACAACTACGGGCTCGACGTGGGGCGTGCGTTCCAGATTCAGGACGACCTGCTGGACCTGACGACGCCCTCGGAGAAACTGGGCAAGCAACGGGGCTCGGACCTCGTCGAAGAAAAGCAGACGCTGGTAACACTGCACGCCCGCCAGCAGGGTGTCGATGTCGGCGATCTGGTCGACACGGACTCCGTGGAGGCCGTTTCGGAAGCCGAAATCGATGACGCCGTCGAGCGCCTGCGAGAGGTGGGGTCAATCGAATACGCCCGCCAGACCGGGCAAGACCTCATCGCGAGCGGCAAGCAGAACCTCGAAGTCCTCCCGGACAACGAAGCTCGCTACCTGCTCGAAGGCATCGCGAACTACCTCGTTGAGCGCGACTACTGA
- a CDS encoding ArsA family ATPase → MTRFVLYGGKGGVGKTTVAAATGYRLARTGHETLVVSTDPAHSLADAVETEVGGDPTKIRSGLWGVEVDPQTGIDRYRSLFEALASEFSDAGIRMDEDEIADLFTTGVMPGSDELAAIEGMATYIESDRWDRVVFDTAPTGHTLRLLDLPSVMDRGVATAMDLRDQVRRKVNTARTMMFGPMASRRDDGPDDFTEMRTRMERVGTVLRDPEQTAFRVVTIPETMAVRETERLVGKLREFDVPVTTLVVNKVIEDAGDCQRCQGKQAVQEAAIAQLRESLPELDIWTITDQSGEVTGLSALERVADSLGAVE, encoded by the coding sequence GTGACTCGATTCGTCCTCTACGGCGGCAAGGGCGGCGTCGGCAAGACGACCGTGGCCGCGGCGACTGGCTATCGGCTGGCGAGGACGGGCCACGAGACACTCGTTGTCTCTACCGACCCCGCCCACTCGCTGGCCGACGCCGTCGAGACCGAGGTCGGTGGCGACCCGACAAAAATCCGGTCGGGGCTGTGGGGTGTCGAGGTCGACCCACAGACTGGAATCGACCGCTACCGGTCGCTGTTCGAGGCGCTCGCGTCGGAGTTCTCCGATGCCGGCATTCGGATGGACGAGGACGAAATCGCCGACCTGTTCACCACCGGCGTGATGCCCGGTAGCGACGAACTGGCGGCTATCGAAGGCATGGCGACGTACATCGAGAGCGACCGCTGGGACCGCGTGGTGTTCGACACCGCTCCGACCGGCCACACGCTCCGCCTGCTTGACCTCCCGTCGGTGATGGACCGTGGCGTTGCGACGGCGATGGACCTGCGCGATCAGGTCCGCCGGAAGGTCAACACCGCTCGGACGATGATGTTCGGCCCGATGGCGAGTCGGCGCGACGACGGCCCGGACGACTTCACCGAGATGCGCACGCGGATGGAGCGGGTCGGCACGGTGCTTCGGGACCCCGAACAGACCGCGTTCCGGGTCGTCACCATCCCCGAGACGATGGCCGTCCGCGAGACGGAGCGGCTGGTCGGGAAACTCCGCGAGTTCGACGTGCCGGTGACGACGCTGGTCGTGAACAAGGTTATCGAGGATGCTGGTGACTGTCAGCGGTGTCAGGGCAAGCAGGCAGTGCAGGAGGCGGCTATTGCACAACTCCGGGAGTCGCTGCCCGAACTGGATATCTGGACGATTACCGATCAGTCCGGTGAGGTGACTGGTCTTAGCGCGCTGGAACGGGTCGCGGACTCATTGGGTGCTGTTGAGTGA
- a CDS encoding glutamate--tRNA ligase — MDDELRDRITEAAETSALLNAVKHDSEAQVGAIMGPLMGENPEFREYGDEIPGVIAPVVERVNGMDAEERRERLAELAPEKLEELEAEDEGEDHPLPDLPNAEEYDTVRMRVAPNPNGPWHIGHARMAAVVGTYKQRYDGEFICRFDDTDPETKRPDLDAYDAILDAIGYLGFEPDDVVNASDRVETYYEYARELIDKGGAYTCSCPQGEFSDLKNNGKACPHRDKDAETTRSEFEAMVDGEYDSGEMVLRVRTDITHKNPALRDFVAFRMVDTPHPRTAAEEYRCWPMLDFQSGLDDHLLGVTHIIRGIDLQDSAKRQQFVYDYFDWEYPEVIHWGHVQVDAYDVPLSTSSIAELIADGELADWDDPRAPTVASLERRGIRGEAVVDAMIQLGTSTSNVDLAMSSIYSNNRDLIDDDSDRAFFVRDSDDHGGLVERQIVGGPDAGEPPLHPDHEERGRREIPVTSGVVVEGDDLPEHGDRIWLKGYGCVRHTRDAFEYTGDDIDAVREEGVDVIHWAPADGPKFRLRTMDGDVSGVAESGLLDYDADKVVQFERIGFARLDEIADDSDAESVAYFTHP; from the coding sequence ATGGACGACGAGCTGCGAGACCGAATCACGGAGGCGGCGGAGACGAGCGCCCTCCTCAACGCGGTCAAACACGACAGCGAGGCACAGGTCGGCGCAATAATGGGCCCGCTCATGGGCGAGAATCCGGAGTTCCGCGAGTACGGCGACGAGATACCCGGCGTTATCGCGCCGGTCGTTGAGCGAGTCAACGGGATGGATGCCGAGGAGCGCCGGGAGCGGCTGGCCGAACTCGCTCCGGAGAAACTCGAAGAGCTGGAGGCCGAGGATGAGGGCGAGGACCACCCGCTGCCAGACCTGCCCAACGCCGAAGAGTACGACACCGTCCGGATGCGCGTTGCGCCAAACCCCAACGGCCCGTGGCACATCGGCCACGCGCGGATGGCCGCCGTCGTCGGCACGTACAAACAGCGCTACGACGGGGAGTTCATCTGCCGCTTTGACGACACCGACCCCGAGACCAAGCGGCCGGATCTGGATGCCTACGACGCAATCCTGGACGCTATCGGCTATCTGGGCTTCGAACCCGACGACGTGGTCAACGCCAGCGACCGCGTCGAGACGTACTACGAGTACGCCCGCGAGCTCATCGACAAGGGCGGGGCCTACACCTGCTCGTGCCCGCAGGGCGAGTTCTCCGATCTGAAGAATAACGGCAAGGCCTGTCCGCATCGCGACAAGGACGCCGAGACCACGCGCTCGGAGTTCGAGGCGATGGTCGACGGCGAGTACGACAGCGGCGAGATGGTACTGCGGGTCCGGACCGACATTACGCATAAGAACCCCGCACTGCGGGACTTCGTCGCGTTCCGGATGGTGGACACACCACACCCGCGAACGGCGGCCGAGGAGTACCGCTGCTGGCCGATGCTGGACTTCCAGAGCGGGCTGGACGACCACCTGCTGGGGGTCACGCACATCATCCGCGGTATCGACCTGCAGGACTCCGCGAAGCGCCAGCAGTTCGTCTACGACTACTTCGACTGGGAATACCCCGAGGTCATCCACTGGGGCCACGTCCAGGTCGATGCTTACGACGTACCGCTGTCCACATCGAGCATCGCCGAACTCATCGCTGACGGCGAACTCGCGGACTGGGACGATCCGCGAGCGCCGACCGTCGCCAGCCTCGAACGGCGCGGCATCCGCGGTGAGGCCGTCGTCGATGCGATGATTCAGCTGGGTACGTCCACCTCGAACGTCGATCTGGCGATGTCCTCTATCTACTCGAACAACCGCGATCTCATTGACGACGACTCAGACCGGGCGTTCTTCGTCCGGGACAGCGACGACCACGGCGGTCTCGTTGAGCGCCAGATCGTCGGCGGGCCGGACGCTGGCGAACCGCCGTTGCATCCGGACCACGAGGAGCGTGGCCGCCGCGAGATTCCGGTGACCAGCGGTGTCGTCGTTGAGGGCGACGACCTGCCGGAACACGGCGATCGTATATGGCTCAAAGGATACGGCTGCGTGCGCCACACCCGCGACGCATTCGAATACACCGGCGACGACATTGACGCCGTCCGCGAGGAGGGCGTCGACGTGATTCACTGGGCACCGGCTGATGGGCCAAAGTTCCGCTTGCGCACGATGGACGGCGACGTGTCTGGCGTGGCGGAATCTGGACTACTCGATTACGACGCCGACAAAGTCGTTCAGTTCGAGCGTATCGGGTTCGCCCGACTCGACGAGATCGCGGACGACTCAGACGCGGAGTCTGTCGCGTACTTCACACATCCCTGA
- a CDS encoding alpha/beta hydrolase: MPVTERAPESVTVQRDIPFHEAGGETLTLDLYDATAASGPKPVAVLVRGGAFTSGDKGEFARHALDLAADGFLVIEPQYRLAPEWTFPAALIDVKAAIEWARTEGESYGADTDRVVGIGHSAGANLVVLAALTADEPGFEPELYPGSSSALSVVVGYAGVYDFHALDTATDVPAGEGHRAYLGGGPDGEPAAYDLASPVAQVDIDAPPTLLLHGTHDDVVPPAQSELLADALGPMTDVVHETVPSDHGFPFHGAHYDDVYERTVEFIRRIGTDSPGTDGPGGTGEDTGLPDSNLPGSTDRIDDLGSGDIRGSDRRNGPGF; this comes from the coding sequence ATGCCCGTGACAGAACGCGCCCCGGAGTCAGTGACAGTGCAGCGCGACATTCCGTTCCATGAGGCGGGTGGCGAGACGCTGACGCTCGACCTGTACGACGCAACGGCGGCCAGCGGCCCGAAGCCGGTTGCCGTGCTCGTCCGAGGTGGCGCGTTCACGTCTGGCGACAAGGGCGAGTTCGCCCGGCACGCGCTTGATCTCGCCGCGGACGGCTTTCTGGTCATCGAGCCGCAGTATCGGCTCGCACCGGAATGGACGTTCCCAGCGGCGCTGATCGACGTGAAGGCCGCTATCGAGTGGGCACGGACGGAGGGAGAGAGCTACGGCGCGGACACCGACCGAGTTGTCGGCATCGGCCACTCCGCGGGCGCAAACCTCGTTGTTCTGGCCGCGCTGACGGCAGATGAGCCCGGATTCGAACCCGAACTGTACCCCGGTTCGTCCTCGGCACTGTCAGTCGTCGTCGGCTATGCTGGCGTCTACGACTTCCACGCGCTCGACACTGCCACTGACGTCCCAGCGGGTGAGGGCCATCGAGCGTATCTCGGCGGCGGGCCCGACGGTGAACCCGCAGCCTACGACCTCGCCTCGCCGGTCGCACAGGTGGATATCGACGCCCCGCCGACGCTGCTGCTCCATGGGACCCACGACGACGTCGTGCCGCCGGCACAGTCCGAATTGCTGGCTGATGCCCTCGGTCCCATGACCGATGTGGTCCACGAGACGGTGCCGTCGGACCACGGGTTCCCGTTCCACGGCGCTCACTACGACGACGTGTACGAACGGACCGTCGAGTTCATTCGGCGAATCGGAACCGACAGTCCGGGCACTGACGGCCCAGGGGGCACAGGCGAGGACACCGGCTTGCCCGACAGCAATCTGCCAGGATCGACCGACCGCATTGACGACCTCGGGTCGGGGGATATTCGCGGCTCGGATCGCCGCAACGGCCCCGGATTCTGA
- a CDS encoding ferredoxin family protein, with translation MAIDPEFEENRDVVEQHDGHDVWGPVDEPEDLGIHGTHVAVDFDICIADGACLEDCPVDVFEWVDTPDHPESEIKADPAHEDQCIDCMLCVDVCPVDAIDVDPGRAGRI, from the coding sequence ATGGCCATAGACCCGGAGTTCGAGGAGAACCGCGACGTTGTCGAACAGCATGACGGACACGATGTCTGGGGGCCAGTCGACGAGCCCGAGGATCTCGGCATCCACGGGACACACGTCGCCGTCGACTTCGACATCTGCATCGCTGACGGCGCGTGCCTAGAGGACTGCCCCGTCGACGTGTTCGAGTGGGTCGACACGCCGGACCATCCGGAGAGCGAGATCAAGGCCGACCCGGCTCACGAGGACCAGTGCATCGACTGTATGCTCTGTGTCGACGTGTGCCCGGTCGACGCAATCGACGTGGACCCGGGCCGTGCCGGTCGGATCTGA
- a CDS encoding electron transfer flavoprotein subunit beta/FixA family protein, which yields MHTVVMTKGVPDFREGQVSFDEEGHLERGKTPTVMNPNDKHALRAAFQTKVRNGGHVSLMSMGPPGYKEVLQEGMRDVYADDLYLLSDREMGAADTWATAMTVATGLQNLDEQPDLVFAGFKTADGETGHTGPQTCWCLDWPIITHVLSLDIDEDAGTVRAKRLVDGDISEIETVEAPMPCFIVADPEFEPTYRKASHRLKHKDLREETQERATGYEEYLTVWDHEDLNLDPDYIGLDGSPTIVSGVDPIPKAPSEREATVIEADEREALEPVLDELTPYAAGD from the coding sequence ATGCACACAGTTGTTATGACAAAGGGCGTTCCGGACTTCCGTGAGGGACAGGTATCGTTCGACGAGGAGGGCCATCTCGAACGGGGAAAGACACCGACGGTGATGAACCCCAACGACAAGCACGCACTCCGTGCGGCGTTCCAGACGAAAGTCCGCAACGGCGGCCACGTCTCGCTGATGAGCATGGGGCCGCCGGGATACAAAGAGGTCCTGCAAGAAGGAATGCGGGACGTGTACGCAGACGACCTATACCTCCTCTCGGACCGCGAGATGGGGGCCGCGGACACCTGGGCGACTGCAATGACTGTCGCCACCGGCCTCCAGAATCTCGATGAGCAGCCCGATCTGGTGTTTGCTGGATTCAAGACGGCCGACGGCGAAACGGGCCACACCGGCCCACAGACCTGCTGGTGTCTGGACTGGCCGATAATCACCCACGTTCTCTCGCTCGATATCGACGAGGATGCTGGCACCGTCCGGGCGAAGCGGCTGGTCGACGGCGACATCTCCGAGATTGAAACGGTCGAAGCGCCAATGCCGTGTTTCATTGTCGCCGACCCCGAGTTCGAACCGACCTATCGGAAGGCGAGCCACCGACTGAAACACAAGGACCTCCGTGAAGAGACTCAGGAGCGGGCCACGGGGTACGAAGAGTACCTCACGGTCTGGGACCACGAGGATCTCAACCTCGACCCGGACTACATCGGTCTCGACGGGTCGCCGACCATCGTCTCCGGCGTCGACCCGATTCCAAAGGCTCCCTCGGAGCGAGAGGCGACGGTTATCGAAGCCGACGAACGCGAGGCACTGGAACCGGTACTGGACGAACTCACGCCGTACGCGGCGGGTGACTAA
- a CDS encoding electron transfer flavoprotein subunit alpha/FixB family protein, producing the protein MPDIDPTEHEIAELGPKLKDVDDADELRAMLALEEDGEDRMPVKTLIEDRIEKVESDDDGETDPESVDLSDLTVADVANMVRDVDDADVLRDLIEREKAGQDRKTAKSQIESRIESVEGTEEAEGEEVTEVEYVPPEEKYPELDHPTNDKQWVEGTVGAEYRDMWVYCETQAGDLVDVSKEMLGKARELMDDYNAAYDEEERVVAVLIGADASDHIDDVIACGADLVVYHEDDRLERFRHQPYTEIICDMARAGGDLATEGREEIEWKDYHEPRYAVFPATNNGRDLSALVQGELDSGLASDCSGLYIESAMISNPAKVGTAGDKKEFERVLHMKRPDFSGFEYSTILCIDKPHRDFHPQGASVIPGSFEMPDPDYERDGEVIDYEMDLDDNWFTVEVEEYDRLSGGVDLTGNDVIVAVGRGIGDDPTRGIEQALDLVDAFEDADLGLSRGVITSSYSFDGHVEQYVTEERQIGESGQEVEPDVYIAAGISGAIQHKVGCDESDTIIAINTDPDADIRDFSDYLIEGDLFEVLPQLTEAVEAGELGAMMEASDD; encoded by the coding sequence ATGCCTGATATCGACCCCACAGAACACGAAATCGCCGAGCTCGGGCCGAAACTCAAAGATGTCGATGATGCCGACGAACTGCGGGCGATGCTGGCGCTGGAGGAAGATGGTGAGGACCGAATGCCCGTCAAGACGCTCATCGAGGACCGTATCGAGAAGGTCGAAAGCGACGACGACGGCGAGACCGACCCGGAAAGCGTCGACCTCTCCGACCTCACCGTCGCTGACGTGGCGAACATGGTCAGGGACGTCGATGACGCCGATGTGCTCCGGGACCTGATCGAACGCGAGAAAGCAGGCCAGGACCGGAAGACAGCGAAATCCCAGATAGAGAGTCGAATCGAATCGGTCGAGGGAACCGAGGAGGCCGAAGGCGAGGAGGTGACAGAGGTCGAGTACGTCCCACCGGAGGAGAAGTACCCCGAACTCGACCACCCGACCAACGACAAGCAGTGGGTTGAGGGCACAGTCGGCGCAGAGTACCGCGATATGTGGGTGTACTGCGAGACGCAGGCCGGCGACTTGGTGGACGTTTCGAAGGAGATGCTCGGGAAGGCTCGCGAACTGATGGACGACTACAACGCAGCGTACGACGAGGAGGAGCGTGTCGTCGCCGTGCTCATCGGGGCCGACGCCAGCGACCACATCGACGATGTCATCGCCTGCGGCGCGGATCTCGTCGTCTATCACGAGGACGACCGCCTCGAGCGCTTCCGCCATCAGCCCTACACCGAAATCATCTGTGACATGGCTCGTGCCGGTGGCGACCTCGCTACCGAGGGGCGAGAGGAAATCGAATGGAAGGACTACCACGAACCGCGGTATGCCGTCTTCCCGGCGACGAACAACGGTCGGGACCTCTCGGCGCTCGTTCAGGGTGAACTCGACTCCGGATTAGCGTCGGACTGTTCGGGGTTGTACATCGAGAGCGCGATGATCTCAAACCCCGCGAAGGTCGGCACCGCCGGCGACAAGAAGGAGTTCGAACGGGTGCTACATATGAAGCGCCCGGACTTCTCCGGGTTCGAGTACTCGACGATTCTCTGCATCGACAAACCCCACCGGGATTTCCACCCACAAGGGGCGTCGGTGATTCCGGGGAGCTTCGAGATGCCTGACCCCGACTACGAGCGCGACGGCGAGGTCATCGACTACGAGATGGACCTCGATGACAACTGGTTCACAGTCGAAGTCGAGGAGTACGATCGCCTCTCCGGCGGCGTCGACCTCACCGGCAACGACGTTATCGTCGCCGTGGGTCGCGGTATCGGTGACGATCCGACGCGGGGCATCGAGCAGGCACTGGACCTCGTTGACGCCTTCGAGGACGCCGACCTTGGGCTCTCGCGTGGCGTCATCACTTCGTCGTACTCCTTCGACGGCCACGTCGAGCAGTACGTCACCGAGGAGCGCCAGATCGGCGAGTCCGGGCAGGAGGTCGAACCGGACGTGTACATCGCGGCGGGCATCTCCGGCGCGATACAGCACAAGGTCGGCTGCGACGAGTCCGACACGATCATCGCAATCAACACTGACCCGGACGCCGATATCCGCGACTTCTCGGACTATCTCATCGAGGGCGACTTATTCGAGGTGTTGCCGCAGTTGACCGAGGCGGTCGAGGCCGGTGAACTGGGTGCGATGATGGAGGCCAGCGATGACTGA
- a CDS encoding FAD-dependent monooxygenase, with protein MTDAVEEYEAVVVGCGPGGAAAAATLARNDVETLVLERGVDAGSKNVSGGLIYAEESAPYTIDGLFPDFREEATERPVTENMIHNIAGDKVKSFDIGDLHHHDTAWADAVLRRKMDSWLAQQVHERTRETGGGLLTEVHVTGLLRERGEIVGVTTEELDPIKADIVVAADGVNSELARDAGLMDWDEPEEWFQGVKAVVDMEPEVINDRFDVAPDDGAAHLFSGDLFDGVRGGGFLYTNESSLSIGTVFHLDSIAEERAEPHELLDSLLTHPLMAQWLGDEYDEREYSAKLVPDSKKAAHPSPHKDRLVLVGDAAGQMQAQGPIIKGMNHAVTAGALAAEAFADARARDDPSQAGDLYEKKLHDEGVMDKLRPTGYRVFGQLGELGPVDDFSNAIADSAVGRFGVRAAAGLLERAYSSPRMVSMIPDTKLPYVTLPTVIAEELGEPVTDENTVSPPDLGDRIGDLTYDVDDPHIELVDKSFEASGTAVTACPVSAEDFGGGCYRDEMVQTNGSEEHLVSLDTQPCVECGTCAIVADTEWEHPAGGKGVEFNQG; from the coding sequence ATGACTGACGCCGTTGAGGAGTACGAGGCCGTCGTCGTTGGCTGTGGTCCGGGCGGGGCCGCCGCGGCGGCGACACTCGCGCGGAACGACGTCGAGACGCTCGTCCTCGAACGCGGCGTCGATGCCGGCTCGAAGAACGTCTCTGGCGGGCTCATATACGCCGAAGAATCGGCCCCATACACTATCGACGGGCTGTTCCCGGACTTCCGCGAGGAGGCGACCGAGCGGCCGGTGACAGAGAATATGATTCACAACATCGCCGGCGACAAGGTGAAATCCTTCGACATCGGCGACCTGCACCACCACGACACGGCGTGGGCCGACGCAGTGCTCCGTCGGAAGATGGACTCGTGGCTCGCCCAGCAGGTCCACGAGCGCACCCGCGAGACCGGCGGCGGATTGCTGACCGAGGTCCATGTCACCGGCTTGCTCCGCGAACGGGGCGAAATCGTCGGCGTGACGACCGAGGAGCTAGACCCCATCAAAGCCGACATCGTCGTGGCGGCCGACGGCGTCAACTCCGAACTCGCCCGGGACGCCGGGCTGATGGACTGGGACGAGCCCGAGGAATGGTTCCAGGGCGTCAAAGCGGTCGTCGACATGGAGCCGGAGGTCATCAACGACCGCTTCGACGTGGCTCCCGATGACGGCGCGGCCCACCTGTTCTCCGGCGACCTGTTCGACGGCGTCCGCGGCGGTGGCTTCCTCTACACCAACGAGTCCTCGCTGTCTATCGGCACTGTGTTCCACCTCGATTCTATCGCCGAGGAGCGGGCGGAGCCCCACGAACTGCTCGACAGCCTGCTCACGCATCCGCTCATGGCCCAGTGGCTCGGTGACGAATACGACGAGCGCGAGTACAGCGCGAAACTTGTCCCGGACTCGAAGAAAGCGGCCCATCCCTCGCCACACAAGGACCGGCTCGTGCTGGTCGGCGACGCCGCCGGCCAGATGCAGGCCCAGGGCCCCATTATCAAGGGGATGAACCATGCGGTCACTGCCGGGGCGCTGGCCGCCGAGGCCTTCGCCGACGCGAGGGCACGAGACGATCCGTCTCAGGCCGGCGACCTGTACGAGAAGAAACTCCACGACGAGGGCGTGATGGACAAGCTCCGGCCGACCGGGTACAGGGTGTTCGGGCAGCTCGGCGAACTCGGCCCCGTCGACGACTTCTCGAACGCTATCGCCGACTCCGCCGTCGGCCGGTTCGGGGTCCGCGCGGCAGCCGGACTGCTTGAACGGGCCTACTCGTCGCCGCGCATGGTGTCGATGATTCCTGACACTAAACTTCCCTACGTGACGCTACCGACTGTCATTGCCGAGGAGCTCGGCGAGCCGGTAACCGATGAGAACACCGTCTCACCACCTGACCTGGGTGACCGCATCGGCGACTTGACCTACGACGTAGACGACCCGCACATCGAACTGGTCGACAAGTCATTCGAAGCCTCGGGCACCGCCGTGACGGCCTGCCCGGTCAGCGCCGAGGACTTCGGCGGCGGCTGTTACCGCGACGAGATGGTCCAGACCAACGGAAGCGAGGAACACCTCGTGAGCCTCGACACCCAGCCCTGCGTCGAGTGTGGTACCTGCGCCATCGTCGCCGACACCGAGTGGGAACACCCTGCCGGCGGGAAAGGCGTGGAGTTCAACCAGGGGTGA